CCTGGTCGTCGGCGATGCGGTACAGCGACACACCGTAGGCGCCGGCCGGGTCCAGTACCGGGCCGTGCGCCACGATCAGCCCCTGCGCCATCAGGTCGTTCAGGAAGGCGCCGTGTGCGGCCATCCATTGCTGCTCGTCGGCCGACATGGTGGCCAGGAAGTCCGCGCGGGGCGGGATGAATTGGCACAGGTAGTTTTTCATGATGCCGCCTCGGTCACGCTCTTGTGGATGGCGCTTTCAAACATCTTCGGCAAGTACTGCTGCAGGAACAGGATCATGCCGGTCATTTTACCCACCGGGTTGCTGAAGCGCGGCCGCGCCGTGCCGATCAGGCCGACGATGGTGTTCACCACCGCGTCCGGCGCCTGCGCTTCGGCAATGCCTTTGCGGGTGGCGGCGTCGGCCTTGCGGCGGTACGTATCGTAGTCGTGAATGGTGTTTTTCTTGGCGGCCACGGCGTTATGGCCCAGTTGGGTCTTGAACCACATCGGTTCGACCATGCTGACCTGGATGTTGAACTGGTCGAGTTCGAAACGCAGCGCCTTGAAATAGCCCTGCACCGCGTGCTTGGATGCCGTGTAAAACGCCAGGTTGGGCGAGCCAAGCAGACCGACTATGGAACTGACGGTAACGATTTGCCCCTGCTTGCGGGCGCGGAAGTGGGGCAGCAGGGCGTTGGTCACCGCCACCGTGCCCCAGAAATTGGTCTCGAACTGCTCGCGGCCCAGCGCCAGCGGGGTTTCCTCGGCGAGACCGGTCACCATGTAGCCGGCGTTGTTGACCAGCACATCGAGGTGGTCCACTTTGGAAAACAGCAGCGCCGGCAAGTTCGCCACCGACTGCGCGTCGTCGAGGTCCAGCGGCAGCAGGGTAAACGGCACGGCGGCGGCATATTTTTCCGGTTGGCGGCTGGTGCCGATGACCTGGTAGCCGCGCTGGTGGAGGGTGGTGGCGAGCATCAGCCCGAAGCCCGACGAGGCGCCGGTGATCAGCACAGTCTTTTTCATGATGTTTCCCTTGGTGTCAGTTTGCGATGAACGAACTTTGCCTGCGAAACGCGGCGGTGACACTCGCGCAACGCGCCAACATGACTGCCAAACGCGCCAACTTCGCCGCACGCTGCGTGCCGATGCGATTGGCGCGTTCGGCGATTGCCGTGGCGCGATCGGCCCGCTAGACTGATTGCATGGAAACTCATATCGCTACCTTGCATCAT
This is a stretch of genomic DNA from Duganella zoogloeoides. It encodes these proteins:
- a CDS encoding YciI family protein produces the protein MKNYLCQFIPPRADFLATMSADEQQWMAAHGAFLNDLMAQGLIVAHGPVLDPAGAYGVSLYRIADDQDIDALTARDPLVRNGVGHYVHHPMLHLASRA
- a CDS encoding SDR family NAD(P)-dependent oxidoreductase; the encoded protein is MKKTVLITGASSGFGLMLATTLHQRGYQVIGTSRQPEKYAAAVPFTLLPLDLDDAQSVANLPALLFSKVDHLDVLVNNAGYMVTGLAEETPLALGREQFETNFWGTVAVTNALLPHFRARKQGQIVTVSSIVGLLGSPNLAFYTASKHAVQGYFKALRFELDQFNIQVSMVEPMWFKTQLGHNAVAAKKNTIHDYDTYRRKADAATRKGIAEAQAPDAVVNTIVGLIGTARPRFSNPVGKMTGMILFLQQYLPKMFESAIHKSVTEAAS